Proteins encoded by one window of Sulfurospirillum barnesii SES-3:
- a CDS encoding CheR family methyltransferase, which yields MLLQAFIYEHIGISLGDHKIYLVQARLAKRVKHLGLESFGAYYDFLVADKQGGELEYLSSLISTNVTSFFREEKQWEFLKAHLPSLLAKRGGKLRIWSAACSSGEEPYSLAMFFKEHAPRDKTYDIKILATDVSAKVLKMAMKGFYLPKVCSTVPSNYLHTYFSCVEHEGQRGYAVNENLKKMVLFREFNLVTGNYALFEQTSFDIIFCRNVMIYFDKPTQNSLVEKFYALLNKEGYLFIGSSEALTDMKKGFQSRSASIYQKV from the coding sequence ATGCTTTTACAAGCGTTTATTTATGAGCATATTGGGATTTCTTTGGGCGATCACAAAATTTACCTTGTGCAAGCTCGCTTGGCTAAGAGGGTCAAACACTTAGGTTTAGAGAGCTTTGGTGCGTATTATGATTTTTTAGTTGCCGATAAACAAGGTGGTGAGCTTGAGTATCTCTCCTCGTTGATTTCAACCAATGTCACCTCTTTTTTTCGAGAGGAAAAACAGTGGGAGTTTTTAAAGGCACACTTACCATCACTTTTAGCAAAGCGTGGGGGGAAGCTACGTATTTGGTCGGCTGCATGTTCCTCAGGAGAAGAGCCGTATAGTTTAGCAATGTTTTTTAAAGAGCACGCACCCCGTGATAAAACATATGATATAAAAATTTTAGCCACGGATGTCTCCGCTAAAGTGCTTAAAATGGCAATGAAGGGTTTTTATTTACCTAAGGTATGCAGTACGGTACCTTCAAACTACTTGCATACGTATTTTTCCTGTGTGGAGCATGAGGGTCAAAGGGGCTATGCGGTGAATGAGAATCTAAAGAAAATGGTTCTTTTTCGTGAGTTTAATTTGGTAACAGGAAATTATGCGCTTTTTGAACAGACCTCATTTGATATTATTTTTTGCCGTAATGTCATGATTTATTTTGATAAGCCTACCCAAAACAGTTTGGTGGAGAAGTTTTATGCGTTACTCAATAAAGAGGGGTATTTATTTATAGGGAGTTCAGAAGCCTTAACCGATATGAAAAAAGGTTTTCAATCTAGAAGTGCTTCAATTTATCAGAAGGTGTAA
- a CDS encoding chemotaxis protein CheD, whose product MLPRKFIHVGEIFVGIKPTEIVTVLGSCVSVCLYDKAQMIGGMNHYLLPLWNGNGLESPKFGNVAIPKLIENMENIGCLRCNMEAKIFGGANIHRANSEGQMIGQKNILIAKEILRQWHIPIRAEDTGGNNGRRIMMISDANRIMLKYVQNEMMND is encoded by the coding sequence ATGCTTCCTCGTAAATTTATTCATGTGGGTGAGATTTTTGTGGGGATTAAGCCAACAGAAATTGTGACCGTATTGGGTTCATGTGTCAGTGTCTGCTTATACGATAAAGCGCAGATGATTGGTGGGATGAACCATTATTTATTACCCCTATGGAATGGCAATGGACTGGAGAGTCCAAAATTTGGAAATGTTGCGATTCCAAAATTGATTGAAAACATGGAAAATATTGGTTGTTTACGGTGTAATATGGAAGCCAAAATTTTTGGAGGCGCTAATATTCATCGAGCCAATAGTGAGGGGCAAATGATAGGACAAAAAAATATTTTAATTGCCAAAGAGATTTTAAGGCAGTGGCATATTCCCATTCGAGCAGAAGATACGGGTGGAAACAACGGCAGACGCATTATGATGATTAGCGATGCCAATCGTATTATGCTCAAATACGTTCAAAATGAGATGATGAATGATTAA
- a CDS encoding sensor histidine kinase: protein MNDKNSLDTLSDAMLLEEVKRRFDQKNQTLEEMVFLTKKLYDLNEKLKEHDSIKGEFLSLIKNVFNNPLSSLLNLSSMMQKNQDSPKTQTLKELMDTELRKLDFQLNNIFTAAEIEAGEIANYWSEVNLEQLLAEVCEGFSALVVDKALSWDISCQEGMKVVSDAKKLHTILANLLSNACEYSFRGNTIRIRIETQDEFFTIAISNRGDVIEKGFKQELFSRFKKLSKRTKAREGVDGLGLGLSIVKALVESLDGEVDYCSSKEVTTFTLKLALQDKSKAEALMSESANEFMFDDAVMKEF from the coding sequence ATGAATGATAAAAATAGCTTAGACACGCTTAGTGATGCAATGTTGCTTGAAGAGGTTAAAAGACGGTTTGATCAAAAAAATCAGACCTTAGAAGAGATGGTCTTTTTAACCAAAAAACTGTATGACCTCAATGAAAAACTCAAAGAGCATGATTCCATCAAGGGAGAGTTTCTCTCGCTCATTAAAAATGTTTTTAACAATCCGCTTAGTTCTTTACTGAACCTCTCTTCAATGATGCAAAAAAATCAGGATTCCCCAAAAACACAAACGCTCAAAGAACTTATGGATACTGAATTACGTAAACTTGATTTTCAACTCAACAATATTTTTACCGCTGCTGAAATTGAAGCAGGAGAGATAGCCAATTACTGGAGTGAGGTCAATCTTGAACAATTGCTTGCTGAAGTGTGTGAGGGATTTTCAGCGTTGGTGGTTGATAAAGCACTTTCTTGGGATATTTCGTGTCAAGAGGGAATGAAGGTGGTCAGTGATGCTAAAAAATTGCATACCATTTTAGCCAATTTGCTCTCCAACGCATGCGAATACTCTTTTCGAGGCAATACAATTCGTATTCGCATTGAGACACAAGATGAGTTTTTTACAATAGCTATTTCTAATAGAGGCGATGTGATAGAAAAAGGGTTTAAACAAGAACTTTTTAGTCGCTTTAAAAAACTAAGTAAACGCACAAAAGCCCGTGAGGGAGTGGATGGTTTGGGCTTGGGGTTGAGTATTGTCAAAGCACTTGTAGAATCATTGGATGGAGAAGTGGATTATTGTTCAAGCAAAGAGGTCACGACTTTTACCCTCAAACTTGCTTTACAAGATAAATCAAAAGCAGAAGCTTTGATGAGTGAGAGTGCCAATGAATTTATGTTTGATGATGCGGTTATGAAAGAGTTTTGA
- a CDS encoding response regulator: MIKVLIVDDNDNNRLTLNLLLEEVEGVEIHEAEDGQIAVEMCVKQNFDLIFMDIMMPNLDGFEATKFIKQIHKKSMIIAISALDDEASKRQMLSLGAEDYLTKPLYAEHFLQRIKQYLRIIALRNAPMQKYPKALNPFNSHVYHRMMTFHIDDETALVEFWDYWLNGEKNVIDLSDCVRLIYGFALWLLKHSYECSIVVEENEEKLYMMLLHVKPLHSNIIKNILLKHFSNAKYILCNEMLAFQLDKPIKQDNGSVEISEETKQILSKTHDNMMSAQEYINTTAISFMSKIDGLEVLNDETDKAILDFEKVPDKAHLAIVYENFQEYADVLAELMEFEHLGFAIQTLINFLSTLTVEQMDSEKSKRLSAMLLNLLHDLASWRENVFITQVARDIHYLDSSLLSSCIQIEAIFEEKSLDPNHDDEIEFF; this comes from the coding sequence ATGATTAAAGTATTAATTGTTGATGACAACGATAACAATAGGCTCACGCTGAATCTTCTTTTAGAAGAGGTTGAGGGAGTAGAAATCCATGAAGCTGAAGATGGACAAATTGCCGTTGAAATGTGTGTAAAACAAAATTTTGATTTAATTTTTATGGACATTATGATGCCCAATTTGGATGGTTTTGAAGCAACCAAATTTATTAAACAAATTCATAAAAAAAGTATGATTATTGCCATTAGTGCTTTAGATGATGAGGCATCAAAACGTCAAATGCTCTCTTTGGGCGCAGAAGATTATCTTACAAAGCCTTTGTATGCAGAGCACTTCTTACAGCGTATTAAACAGTATTTACGCATTATTGCGCTTCGCAATGCCCCTATGCAAAAATATCCCAAAGCGCTGAATCCTTTTAACTCCCATGTGTATCATCGTATGATGACCTTTCACATTGATGATGAAACAGCTTTGGTAGAATTTTGGGATTATTGGCTTAATGGTGAAAAAAATGTGATTGATTTGAGCGATTGTGTGCGTTTGATTTATGGGTTTGCATTGTGGCTTTTAAAGCACTCGTATGAATGCAGTATTGTTGTTGAGGAGAACGAAGAAAAGCTCTATATGATGCTTTTACATGTAAAGCCTTTGCACAGCAATATTATTAAAAATATTTTACTCAAACACTTCTCAAATGCAAAATATATTCTCTGCAATGAGATGTTGGCATTTCAGCTTGACAAGCCTATCAAACAAGATAATGGTTCTGTTGAGATAAGTGAAGAAACCAAACAAATCCTCTCGAAAACACACGACAATATGATGAGTGCACAAGAGTATATCAATACAACCGCCATTTCGTTTATGTCAAAAATTGATGGATTGGAAGTTTTAAATGATGAGACCGATAAAGCCATTTTAGATTTTGAAAAAGTACCCGATAAAGCGCATTTAGCCATTGTGTATGAGAATTTTCAAGAGTATGCAGATGTGTTAGCAGAACTTATGGAGTTTGAGCATTTAGGTTTTGCCATTCAAACCTTGATTAATTTTTTAAGCACACTGACCGTAGAGCAGATGGACAGCGAAAAATCAAAGCGATTGAGTGCGATGTTATTAAATCTTTTACACGATTTAGCATCGTGGAGAGAAAATGTATTTATCACGCAAGTTGCTCGGGATATTCACTATTTAGACTCATCATTACTCTCGTCATGCATCCAAATTGAGGCGATTTTTGAGGAGAAAAGTTTAGATCCAAATCACGATGATGAGATAGAGTTTTTCTAA
- a CDS encoding HAMP domain-containing methyl-accepting chemotaxis protein: MGSSMTLGKRISIGFGILVFIMVVLGAIGVINMRSASSNATKLSDIYVPEVSLSSHIFELANQIRYDMRGYVYREDDASLTSAKKNFVELKNVLAQAEELGKKYNLTGLLENAKVASKGLAEYMNSSERIEKALIKRKVLDGVMAEASASFLKNTEQYLGIQEKKLKNEMEEKVSTTRLFERYEKIRQMHDVIEIITYSRIFGQRAQIQGDTEMIAGAIQKFVPLYKLLEQMKATSTNAEELADLKVIEAAAKTYENSLKGFEAIMHEVAKEAAVLVRVAVEVLNAAEAVVDTGLRDVENISHESTQSLSVASNVMIVGLVIALVLGIVIALYIIRSIVNIVTNSVKSLSEGTTQVVSASEQISSASVSLAEGASSQASSVEEVSATIEEATASNNQNADNSREANLLAQHSNDAARQGNEQMADLMVAMEKITDSSQKIAKIIKTIDEIAFQTNLLALNAAVEAARAGEHGLGFAVVAEEVKNLAERSANAAKEITSIIEASIDQVKVGTEVASRTKASFGEILSSIKKTSDLIGEIAISAKEQAEGMNQIATAMGSVDQITQQNASASEETAAAAEELNAQAISMLESVAEIAALAGYDMGKERSVSKVNHTASKSVSSLSMPPKRLTMSSNKKMKAPTSSIKNNEEVFPLNEDDLKEF; this comes from the coding sequence ATGGGTAGTTCAATGACATTAGGTAAACGAATTTCTATTGGATTTGGTATTTTGGTTTTCATTATGGTGGTCTTAGGCGCAATTGGCGTTATTAATATGCGTAGTGCGTCTAGTAATGCAACAAAACTTTCCGATATTTATGTTCCAGAAGTTTCTCTCTCCAGTCACATTTTTGAATTAGCCAATCAAATACGCTATGACATGCGTGGGTATGTGTATCGTGAAGATGATGCATCACTCACCAGTGCTAAGAAAAATTTTGTTGAGCTTAAAAATGTATTAGCACAAGCTGAAGAATTGGGTAAAAAATATAATTTAACAGGCTTGCTTGAAAATGCAAAAGTAGCGTCTAAGGGGTTGGCAGAGTATATGAACTCTTCGGAGCGTATTGAAAAAGCTTTAATTAAACGTAAAGTCCTTGATGGGGTTATGGCTGAAGCTTCGGCTAGTTTTTTAAAAAATACAGAGCAATATTTAGGCATCCAAGAGAAAAAACTCAAAAATGAGATGGAAGAAAAAGTATCAACGACGAGGTTATTTGAGCGTTATGAAAAAATACGTCAAATGCATGATGTGATTGAAATTATTACCTATTCGAGAATTTTTGGTCAGCGAGCGCAAATTCAAGGTGATACCGAGATGATTGCAGGGGCGATTCAGAAGTTTGTTCCTCTTTATAAACTCTTAGAGCAAATGAAAGCAACAAGCACCAATGCCGAGGAATTAGCCGATCTTAAAGTGATTGAAGCTGCAGCAAAAACCTATGAGAATTCTCTTAAAGGTTTTGAAGCCATTATGCACGAAGTCGCCAAAGAAGCGGCGGTACTTGTGCGAGTAGCTGTGGAGGTTTTAAATGCGGCAGAAGCGGTGGTTGATACAGGATTGAGAGACGTTGAGAACATTTCGCATGAGTCAACTCAGAGTCTAAGTGTGGCATCCAATGTTATGATTGTTGGGTTGGTCATTGCTTTAGTACTAGGCATTGTCATTGCACTTTATATCATCCGAAGCATTGTGAATATTGTCACCAATTCGGTCAAATCGCTCTCTGAGGGAACCACGCAGGTAGTGAGTGCGAGTGAGCAGATTAGTTCTGCTTCGGTTTCATTAGCTGAGGGTGCAAGCTCACAAGCAAGCAGTGTGGAAGAGGTAAGTGCTACCATTGAAGAGGCAACAGCGAGTAACAACCAAAATGCGGATAACAGCCGTGAGGCAAACTTGTTAGCCCAACACTCCAATGATGCCGCACGTCAAGGTAACGAGCAAATGGCTGATCTCATGGTTGCCATGGAAAAAATTACCGATTCATCTCAAAAAATCGCCAAAATTATTAAAACCATTGATGAAATTGCTTTCCAAACCAATCTTTTAGCACTCAATGCCGCCGTAGAAGCAGCAAGGGCGGGAGAGCACGGTTTAGGCTTTGCCGTGGTGGCTGAAGAGGTGAAAAATTTAGCTGAGCGCAGTGCTAATGCCGCCAAAGAAATTACCAGTATTATTGAAGCGAGCATTGATCAGGTTAAAGTGGGAACTGAAGTTGCCAGTCGTACCAAAGCCTCTTTTGGCGAGATTTTATCGAGCATTAAAAAAACCTCTGATTTGATTGGTGAAATTGCTATTTCGGCCAAAGAACAAGCCGAGGGTATGAATCAAATTGCTACGGCTATGGGCTCGGTTGATCAGATTACCCAACAAAATGCCTCAGCTTCTGAAGAGACAGCAGCAGCTGCTGAAGAGCTCAATGCGCAAGCTATCTCCATGTTAGAGAGTGTCGCTGAGATTGCAGCATTGGCAGGGTATGATATGGGTAAAGAACGCTCTGTTAGCAAAGTAAATCACACGGCTTCAAAAAGTGTTTCTAGCTTAAGTATGCCTCCTAAACGCCTTACCATGAGCTCAAATAAAAAAATGAAAGCACCAACGTCTTCGATAAAAAACAATGAAGAGGTTTTTCCTCTCAACGAGGATGATTTAAAAGAGTTTTAG
- a CDS encoding chemotaxis protein CheA has product MSREKLRQIFIEEANEIIEKMDVDIINYEESPNNKELLNEIFRGVHTLKGSANAFNFSRLGEFVHHFEDVLDFFRNADAIPTGDNVDLFLESVNVIKETLVCETQESAALPEAYGICLQHIQTLLLHLREPLVVEHASTNDVTLEFDNDHFNLQHTPNEALFLSQLQEGESLFRITLKLDSDIYLRGFDHFLFFTNLLHVSKILASYWQVPEGVEDENFDVESNVIQEVLVYVSSTYPKENIEDIFAFLDEEEFRVDAILPPSSSVVDAPQMIAEHVLLPKEEEGLKTETQQVKNSVLSKNFLKIDAQKLDELFDSIGELVIAQNCLGENSKIKAIQDAEVSKTIENLSKITRLIQNRVMSLRMVPIRDTFEKMKRVVRDSSKKVNKPIHLILEGEETEIDKTMVEALSDPLVHIIRNAIDHGIESTPEARIAMGKSEEGNVSLRAYHRGGNIIIEVRDDGRGINKAKVYEKALERGIIEKDESLSDAQIYGLIMQAGFSTADSISDISGRGVGLDVVRSAIEAVRGKVDISSQEGVGTTFSIVLPLTLAIIDGMLVRSNDKVFIIPTLSITESFRPLEQSVHSAGGKEEFVQLRSELLPIIRLNRVLALDETAPHPWECTLVCIENGRGKFALLVDELVGRQQVVIKTLGGFLAKTEGISGGAVMGNGEIALILNVEELY; this is encoded by the coding sequence ATGAGTAGAGAAAAATTACGACAAATTTTTATTGAAGAAGCCAATGAAATCATCGAAAAGATGGATGTTGATATTATTAATTATGAAGAATCGCCCAACAATAAAGAGCTTTTAAATGAAATATTTAGAGGGGTACATACTCTAAAAGGAAGCGCAAATGCTTTTAATTTCTCACGTTTGGGTGAGTTCGTACACCATTTTGAAGATGTGTTGGATTTTTTTAGAAACGCAGATGCTATTCCTACAGGTGACAATGTAGACCTCTTTTTAGAGAGTGTGAATGTTATTAAAGAAACATTGGTGTGTGAAACGCAAGAAAGCGCAGCATTACCAGAAGCGTATGGCATTTGTTTGCAGCACATTCAAACCCTTTTGTTGCACTTACGTGAGCCTTTGGTGGTGGAACATGCCAGTACCAACGATGTCACTTTAGAGTTTGACAATGACCATTTTAACCTTCAGCATACTCCTAATGAAGCTCTCTTTCTTAGCCAACTTCAAGAGGGCGAGTCACTTTTTAGGATTACTTTAAAACTGGATTCGGATATTTATTTACGGGGATTTGACCATTTTCTTTTTTTCACAAATCTTTTACATGTAAGCAAAATTCTAGCCTCGTATTGGCAGGTGCCTGAGGGTGTGGAAGATGAAAATTTTGATGTTGAGTCCAATGTGATTCAAGAGGTGCTTGTTTATGTATCAAGTACCTATCCTAAAGAAAATATCGAAGATATTTTTGCGTTTTTAGACGAAGAAGAGTTTAGGGTCGATGCCATTTTGCCTCCTTCTTCTAGCGTTGTGGATGCACCACAAATGATTGCAGAACACGTACTTTTACCCAAAGAAGAAGAGGGTTTAAAAACAGAGACACAACAGGTTAAAAACAGTGTACTGAGTAAGAATTTTCTTAAAATTGATGCGCAAAAGTTGGATGAACTCTTTGATTCGATTGGGGAGTTGGTGATTGCGCAGAATTGTCTGGGTGAAAACAGTAAAATCAAAGCCATCCAAGATGCTGAGGTATCAAAAACCATCGAAAATCTCTCAAAAATTACCCGTTTGATTCAAAACAGGGTCATGAGTTTGCGTATGGTGCCCATTCGTGATACGTTTGAGAAGATGAAGCGGGTGGTTAGAGATTCATCCAAAAAAGTTAACAAACCGATTCATTTGATACTTGAGGGTGAAGAGACAGAGATTGATAAAACGATGGTAGAAGCACTTTCTGACCCATTGGTGCATATTATTCGTAATGCAATTGACCATGGGATTGAGAGCACACCTGAAGCGCGTATAGCCATGGGCAAAAGCGAAGAGGGCAATGTCAGTCTTCGTGCGTACCATAGAGGTGGTAATATTATTATTGAAGTGCGTGATGATGGACGAGGTATTAATAAAGCAAAAGTGTATGAAAAAGCCTTAGAGAGAGGAATTATTGAAAAAGATGAATCTTTGAGCGATGCCCAGATTTATGGGCTGATTATGCAAGCGGGCTTTTCAACGGCAGATAGCATCAGTGATATTTCAGGAAGAGGCGTTGGGTTGGATGTGGTAAGAAGTGCGATTGAAGCGGTGCGGGGTAAAGTGGATATTAGCTCACAAGAGGGCGTTGGCACAACCTTTAGTATTGTGCTTCCCCTTACCTTAGCTATTATTGATGGGATGTTGGTACGCTCAAATGATAAAGTTTTTATTATTCCAACGCTTTCTATTACGGAATCTTTTAGACCGTTAGAGCAGAGTGTTCACAGCGCAGGTGGAAAAGAAGAATTTGTACAATTGCGCTCAGAGCTTTTACCGATTATCCGCTTAAATCGTGTTTTAGCCTTAGATGAGACAGCCCCCCATCCATGGGAGTGTACGTTGGTTTGTATTGAAAATGGTCGAGGTAAATTTGCTCTTTTGGTGGATGAACTTGTTGGCAGACAGCAGGTGGTCATTAAGACCCTAGGAGGCTTTTTGGCTAAAACAGAGGGAATTAGTGGTGGTGCAGTGATGGGTAATGGTGAAATTGCACTTATTTTAAATGTTGAAGAACTCTATTAG
- a CDS encoding chemotaxis protein CheW codes for MQADVQRAKQGQGASNRFLTFYLEEEVYGVHISDVKEIIAMMKTTPVPKTPAFIQGVMNLRGNIIPVVDMRLKFEMPSIPPQMYTAIVIITLDEKQIGFIVDKVEEVINVDDEHLSLPPEFGGQIDTRFIKNMAQYKQKVVMILDLIALFGDEELSMVQNLSKTASDKG; via the coding sequence ATGCAAGCAGATGTACAACGAGCAAAACAGGGTCAAGGTGCGAGCAATCGTTTTTTGACCTTTTATTTGGAAGAGGAAGTTTATGGGGTGCATATCTCTGATGTTAAAGAGATTATTGCGATGATGAAAACGACCCCCGTTCCCAAAACACCAGCGTTTATTCAAGGTGTTATGAACCTTAGGGGCAATATTATTCCTGTGGTCGATATGCGTCTTAAATTTGAAATGCCTTCCATTCCGCCACAGATGTACACGGCTATTGTGATTATTACCTTAGATGAAAAGCAGATTGGCTTCATTGTTGACAAGGTTGAAGAGGTGATTAATGTCGATGATGAACATCTAAGCCTGCCTCCTGAGTTTGGTGGGCAAATTGATACACGGTTTATCAAAAATATGGCGCAATACAAACAAAAAGTGGTCATGATTTTAGACCTTATTGCTCTTTTTGGCGATGAGGAGCTTAGCATGGTTCAAAATCTCAGCAAAACAGCAAGCGATAAAGGATAG
- a CDS encoding protein-glutamate methylesterase/protein-glutamine glutaminase: MIKVLIVDDSATARHVLHDILSSDARIEVVGLAADAYIARDMIVALSPDVICLDIEMPRMDGLTFLQKLMLHYPTPVVIVSSLSSSSARVTLDAFEAGAVDFVQKPHAYLFDGKNEIQEELIQKVLNASHAKVQRKALPSKEHGGIRLSTTTQKVIAIGSSTGGTEALKVVLRAMPSNAPAILVVQHMPQAFIPAFAKRLDELCAIDVKVARHGDALQQGVAYIAQGNKHMVLRRFAARYSIEIGVGKRVSGHCPSVDVLFNSVSKAAGENALGVILTGMGSDGARGIYNMHQAGAKTIAQSEESCVVFGMPKEAIRLGGIDEIVPLEGIAHTVINMLNQE; encoded by the coding sequence ATGATTAAGGTCTTAATTGTGGATGACAGTGCCACTGCACGGCATGTTTTACACGATATTTTAAGCTCAGATGCTCGTATTGAAGTGGTAGGATTGGCTGCAGATGCGTACATCGCACGGGATATGATTGTGGCTCTTTCGCCTGATGTGATTTGTTTAGACATTGAAATGCCTCGTATGGATGGCTTAACTTTTTTACAAAAATTGATGTTGCATTATCCCACTCCTGTGGTGATTGTCTCATCGTTAAGCAGTAGCAGTGCAAGAGTGACACTGGATGCGTTTGAAGCAGGGGCAGTGGATTTTGTTCAAAAACCTCATGCTTATTTATTTGATGGAAAAAATGAGATTCAAGAGGAGTTAATTCAAAAAGTACTGAATGCTTCGCATGCAAAGGTTCAACGAAAGGCTTTACCTTCTAAGGAGCATGGAGGGATTCGCCTGAGCACAACCACGCAAAAAGTAATTGCCATTGGCTCAAGTACAGGAGGTACGGAGGCGTTAAAGGTTGTATTGCGTGCGATGCCCTCCAATGCTCCAGCTATTTTAGTGGTACAACACATGCCTCAGGCATTTATTCCTGCGTTTGCAAAGCGTTTGGATGAGCTGTGTGCTATTGATGTGAAAGTAGCACGCCATGGAGACGCTTTACAACAAGGTGTGGCATACATCGCACAAGGTAATAAACATATGGTGCTTCGCCGTTTTGCTGCACGCTATAGTATTGAAATAGGCGTAGGAAAGCGGGTGAGTGGGCATTGTCCTAGTGTGGATGTATTGTTTAATTCTGTCTCTAAGGCTGCGGGTGAAAATGCATTGGGTGTTATTTTAACAGGTATGGGCAGTGATGGGGCACGAGGCATTTACAATATGCATCAAGCAGGGGCGAAAACCATTGCTCAGTCCGAAGAGAGTTGTGTGGTCTTTGGCATGCCAAAAGAGGCAATTAGGCTGGGAGGAATTGATGAAATTGTTCCACTTGAAGGGATTGCACATACGGTGATTAATATGTTAAATCAGGAGTAG
- a CDS encoding PAS domain-containing sensor histidine kinase: MEHCLHSACHVYVLIIGEMAYDTTFVAEAKKVCDGLHVNILPHQIPLIIKEEKINLIFGSLSASNEASYVPVLEEVKANYPLIKMILFLQSERLMFLDEILSLRCERYLSMKKERENALFHLNESVKKFTDDVFLAERHYFQTLLDFSIVSQTDVDGNITYVNDNFIKVCGYTEDELLGKNHRIVRHPNTPIYVFEQMWQTITQGKVWRGQIVNRNKNGSDFWAETMIIPFKEKQSQKILQYLSIRHDITPFLEKEKLSNEIKRKALEQEHLSDAKDAFLILFTHELKTPLNAILNFAQYLYKHMPNIDDVPKEKRLYLLEQIYKSASSMLENVTNILDLGKLRHDKLHYTMTLFSVKEAILDVIEKHGALSLEYKRRMLFKDDGNEPFITSDEYRFKQILSNVLSNAIKYGTFTVEVFLLVRSDVIEVVIQDDGKGIKDKEEVFELYNKSSSAQSSREKKGTGIGLHFVKLLCEGLNFEYQLEDSTTLGGTKFTLRKRLKEQRND, from the coding sequence ATGGAGCACTGTCTTCATTCAGCATGCCATGTGTATGTCCTTATTATTGGAGAAATGGCTTATGATACAACATTTGTCGCAGAAGCCAAAAAGGTATGTGATGGTTTACATGTAAATATTTTACCGCATCAAATTCCGCTCATCATCAAAGAAGAAAAAATTAATCTTATTTTCGGCTCACTCTCTGCTTCAAACGAGGCTTCGTATGTTCCTGTATTGGAAGAAGTGAAGGCGAACTATCCACTGATTAAAATGATTTTATTTTTACAAAGTGAGCGTTTAATGTTTTTGGATGAAATATTATCGCTTCGGTGTGAGAGGTATTTGAGTATGAAAAAAGAGCGTGAAAATGCCCTTTTTCATCTTAACGAGAGTGTGAAAAAATTTACCGATGATGTTTTCTTGGCAGAGCGCCATTATTTTCAAACCCTCCTTGATTTTTCCATTGTTTCGCAAACCGATGTTGATGGAAATATTACCTACGTCAATGATAACTTTATCAAGGTTTGTGGGTATACAGAAGATGAGCTTTTAGGTAAAAATCATCGCATTGTAAGGCATCCAAATACCCCAATATATGTTTTTGAACAGATGTGGCAAACCATAACGCAAGGTAAAGTTTGGCGAGGTCAAATTGTCAATCGCAATAAAAATGGGAGTGATTTTTGGGCTGAGACGATGATTATTCCTTTTAAAGAGAAACAAAGCCAAAAGATTTTGCAATACCTTTCCATTCGTCACGACATCACCCCTTTTTTAGAAAAAGAGAAACTCTCCAATGAAATTAAGCGAAAAGCTTTAGAGCAAGAACATCTTTCTGATGCGAAGGATGCTTTTTTAATTCTTTTTACCCATGAACTTAAAACACCGCTGAATGCTATTTTAAATTTCGCACAGTATTTGTATAAGCATATGCCAAATATTGATGATGTACCCAAAGAAAAACGCCTTTACCTTTTGGAACAAATTTACAAAAGTGCGTCGTCTATGTTGGAAAATGTGACGAATATTTTGGATTTAGGAAAATTACGTCATGATAAATTGCACTATACCATGACACTCTTTAGTGTCAAAGAGGCCATTTTAGATGTGATTGAAAAACACGGTGCACTATCTTTAGAGTACAAACGGCGGATGCTGTTTAAAGACGATGGAAATGAGCCATTTATCACCAGCGATGAGTACCGTTTTAAACAAATTCTCTCCAATGTTCTCTCCAACGCCATTAAGTATGGAACATTTACGGTAGAAGTCTTTTTATTGGTGAGAAGCGATGTAATAGAGGTGGTGATACAAGATGATGGAAAAGGGATAAAAGATAAGGAAGAGGTGTTTGAACTTTACAATAAAAGCTCATCTGCACAGAGTAGTCGTGAAAAAAAAGGAACAGGCATTGGGCTACATTTTGTCAAACTTTTGTGCGAGGGGCTTAATTTTGAGTATCAGCTCGAAGATTCTACCACGCTAGGTGGTACTAAATTTACACTACGAAAACGGTTAAAGGAGCAACGAAATGATTAA